One window of Chryseobacterium sp. JJR-5R genomic DNA carries:
- a CDS encoding DUF6341 family protein produces the protein MTSFFLFLSKVFKWSFGFFDTFGNVLNWILFIVCCVLFTYWCYVLVATLGGDKDKDYYSPTEGKNPYYDPNIYKKEG, from the coding sequence ATGACGTCTTTCTTTCTATTCTTGAGCAAAGTTTTCAAATGGTCTTTCGGTTTCTTTGATACTTTCGGTAATGTGCTAAACTGGATTCTGTTTATTGTTTGCTGCGTATTATTTACGTACTGGTGCTACGTTCTGGTAGCTACCTTAGGTGGAGATAAAGATAAAGACTATTATTCTCCAACGGAGGGTAAGAATCCTTACTACGATCCGAATATCTATAAAAAAGAAGGTTAA
- a CDS encoding trigger factor has product MKVTAKNHDDVSALLTVTLEKSDYKDKVEKQLINYAKNAQVPGFRKGKVPLSMVRKQYEAGIAFEEINKQVSDALNGYVNDNKLRLVGQPVPQPVNEFDYNADQLEVAFEVGYEPEFTIDLAKYEAPHYKVEASEKEINKSIENMQKRFAEQVPQEEITDESYIALEVSQVVEENAEGEHHHQPKNVTVTAENKEAFQLVKDLKMDGSVKVSKETLAGNEELAKELGFSKEEAEHLHHNEVEVKVKDFYSLNLGELNQDLFDKVYGEGNIKSEEELKEKVKSELDEYFQQNADVHFVNKVLEQVSEKEEVKLPEEFLVKWLLFSNQNIQSEDQAKEILESEKNQLKHQIIEGKLMTDNNIQLDYADVLGQAEQLVRNQLAIYGIHHLGDEEIQKYAVEMLKDQEQVRQISSEVAMTKLKDVILEKATKKETAISHDEFLEELKK; this is encoded by the coding sequence ATGAAGGTTACCGCAAAAAACCATGATGATGTAAGTGCATTGCTTACAGTAACATTGGAGAAATCTGACTACAAAGATAAAGTAGAAAAGCAATTGATTAATTATGCTAAGAACGCACAGGTTCCCGGTTTCAGAAAGGGGAAAGTGCCTTTGAGTATGGTTAGAAAACAATATGAAGCAGGTATTGCATTCGAGGAAATCAACAAGCAGGTTTCTGATGCTCTGAACGGCTATGTTAATGACAACAAACTAAGATTGGTTGGTCAGCCGGTTCCTCAGCCAGTGAATGAGTTCGATTACAATGCAGATCAGCTGGAAGTTGCTTTCGAAGTAGGATATGAGCCTGAATTCACTATAGATTTAGCTAAATACGAAGCCCCTCACTACAAAGTGGAAGCTTCTGAAAAAGAAATCAACAAGAGTATTGAAAACATGCAGAAGCGTTTCGCGGAGCAGGTTCCTCAGGAAGAAATTACCGATGAGTCTTATATCGCTTTGGAAGTTTCTCAGGTTGTTGAAGAAAATGCTGAAGGAGAGCACCACCACCAGCCGAAAAACGTTACCGTTACTGCTGAAAACAAAGAAGCTTTCCAATTGGTGAAAGACCTGAAAATGGACGGTTCTGTAAAAGTAAGCAAAGAGACGCTTGCCGGTAATGAAGAATTGGCTAAGGAATTAGGATTCTCCAAAGAAGAAGCTGAGCACTTACACCACAATGAAGTAGAGGTAAAAGTAAAAGATTTTTATTCTCTGAACCTTGGTGAGCTTAACCAGGATCTTTTCGATAAAGTATACGGCGAAGGGAACATCAAGTCTGAAGAAGAGCTTAAAGAAAAAGTAAAATCAGAATTGGACGAATATTTCCAGCAGAATGCAGATGTTCATTTTGTGAACAAAGTATTGGAGCAGGTTTCTGAAAAAGAAGAGGTAAAGCTTCCTGAAGAATTCCTAGTAAAATGGTTGCTGTTCTCTAACCAGAATATCCAGTCCGAAGACCAGGCTAAAGAAATCCTTGAATCTGAGAAAAACCAGCTGAAGCATCAGATCATCGAAGGAAAACTGATGACGGATAACAACATCCAGTTAGATTATGCAGATGTTTTAGGTCAGGCAGAGCAGTTGGTAAGAAACCAGCTGGCCATCTACGGAATCCACCACTTAGGTGATGAGGAAATCCAGAAATATGCGGTTGAAATGCTGAAAGACCAGGAGCAGGTAAGACAGATCTCTTCTGAAGTAGCCATGACAAAGCTGAAAGACGTTATCCTTGAAAAAGCAACGAAGAAAGAAACGGCCATTTCTCACGACGAGTTTCTTGAAGAACTTAAGAAGTAA
- a CDS encoding DUF6427 family protein, which produces MFRLLSKESNIFSIPVYIGFLLLIVISFNFLNFNTYEAVIAGITFLGIALGYFCFHSIALNYQTHLPLFLYTFFIFGLYPGKIDVGLAVALLTNSFLLLLLTSTNEDIRKKSYVLVGSIVALNFIFLPTTWPMAVFVMIHVVATSERIGLNIFRFFLGIILIAFSYFSVMFFINFTSWNQDYFPFGKIKMVTDYEELIPLALIACMLVYAVYDHFKNYNKKSPVSRYKYTFLLVFSIAQLITIILYMNKSYEYLLLLAFPSTIIISRMLKFLPRYWMQEVSLWVIIFSLIGFKAGTYFDLF; this is translated from the coding sequence ATGTTTAGATTACTTTCAAAAGAAAGCAATATTTTTTCAATCCCGGTCTATATTGGTTTTCTTCTGTTAATAGTAATATCTTTTAACTTTCTGAATTTCAACACTTATGAAGCAGTAATCGCAGGCATTACTTTTCTGGGCATTGCTTTGGGGTATTTCTGTTTTCACAGCATTGCGCTGAATTACCAGACCCATCTGCCTCTATTTCTGTATACATTTTTTATTTTCGGGCTTTATCCCGGTAAAATAGATGTTGGGCTTGCCGTTGCCCTGCTTACGAATTCTTTTCTTTTGCTGCTTCTGACCAGTACCAATGAGGACATCCGCAAGAAGTCTTACGTTCTGGTAGGATCTATTGTAGCCCTTAATTTTATTTTTCTGCCTACAACATGGCCGATGGCGGTTTTCGTGATGATCCACGTGGTGGCTACTTCGGAAAGGATCGGGCTGAATATTTTCAGGTTCTTTCTGGGGATTATCTTAATTGCCTTCAGTTATTTTTCTGTCATGTTCTTTATAAATTTCACTTCCTGGAACCAGGATTATTTCCCCTTCGGAAAGATAAAAATGGTGACAGACTATGAAGAACTGATCCCTTTGGCCCTGATTGCCTGTATGCTGGTGTATGCGGTATACGACCATTTTAAGAATTACAATAAAAAGAGCCCGGTCAGCAGGTACAAATATACCTTCCTGCTGGTTTTCTCTATAGCACAGCTTATTACGATTATTCTTTACATGAATAAAAGTTATGAATATTTACTGCTTCTTGCCTTTCCTTCCACGATTATCATCAGCAGAATGCTGAAGTTTTTACCCAGATACTGGATGCAGGAAGTAAGCTTATGGGTAATTATTTTCAGCTTAATCGGTTTTAAGGCCGGAACTTATTTTGATTTATTTTAA
- a CDS encoding insulinase family protein — translation MRKMFSSLAAVVLMSASGFAQNIPADPSVRIGTLPNGMKYYIRKNTLPEKKVDFRLAINAGSILEDENQRGLAHFMEHMNFNGTKNFPDNKLVDFLQSIGVKFGQHLNAYTGFDETVYMLPVPLDKPGNLDAGLKVMEDWAFNATLSDEQINKERGVVLEELRLGLGADKRMSDKYLPKLLYKSQYANRLPIGKKEVLENFKPEVIRQFHTDWYRPDLMALVVVGDINVDDVEKKIKDNFSKYKNPSKTKERKAFDLPNHKETLVAVETDPDATSSMVQFVMKDTEAYEPDVTVEQYNQSIIESLTSTMLNNRLSELVNSTNPPFTYGSVYHGGTYARSKEGFQGFAMVKEGNQLNALKVLLEETERAKRFGFTQTELDRAKAQVLSGMERTYNNRDKTESNILVDEYVRNFLEQEPMPGIAWEYEDTKKFLPSVTLAQTNEVIKKFVKDDSRVVVITGPKKDNVAMPTEAMVLNTFESIKMADLKPYQEKATIKSLVKPFKSEGKIAKTETDAKLGTTTWTLNNGAKVTFKKTDFKDDEIVFSARSMGGSSLINDTDYNKTQFAFPALTEAGVNGFSKAELTNYLAGKQVNVNPSVGPLYEGISGRTTQKDLGTALELMYAYFTGLNYNPDAFNAYKTKQSAMLDNLLSNPQFYFSSEHAKFMNQKNPRFIGIIPMEKDWANTDYKKAYGIYKERFANAGNFHFYFVGNIDEPAFKNEVLQYIASLPSSGKPANFRDTGYRQMTGDFTRTYKKGKDPKSMVTISYIGETPYNEKEALALEALGEVATIKVIEKLREEESGIYGGGARGGIYRVPYSNYNFSISFPCGPENAEKLTKSAMAELQKLVDKGPEQKDLDKYKEGEYNDLKTSMKDNMFWMNALTKNQMDGSDKYEILNHEEKVKALTVKDLQDVGKKYLTKGRIVATLMPEDGWENAKKEDPEKTGAVTVTTGAAN, via the coding sequence ATGAGAAAAATGTTTTCTTCACTGGCAGCAGTTGTTTTAATGTCTGCCAGTGGCTTTGCACAAAACATTCCTGCAGATCCTTCTGTAAGAATCGGTACGCTTCCGAACGGGATGAAGTACTACATCAGAAAAAACACGCTTCCTGAAAAAAAGGTTGATTTCAGGCTGGCCATCAACGCAGGATCTATCCTGGAGGATGAAAACCAGAGAGGCCTTGCCCATTTTATGGAACACATGAACTTTAACGGGACAAAAAATTTTCCGGATAACAAGCTGGTAGACTTCCTGCAGTCAATCGGGGTAAAGTTCGGGCAGCACCTTAATGCCTATACGGGTTTTGATGAGACCGTGTATATGCTTCCCGTTCCTTTGGATAAACCGGGAAATCTGGATGCCGGCCTGAAGGTGATGGAAGACTGGGCGTTCAATGCAACGCTTTCGGATGAACAGATCAATAAAGAAAGAGGCGTTGTTCTGGAAGAGTTAAGATTGGGATTAGGGGCTGATAAAAGAATGTCAGACAAATATCTTCCGAAACTATTATATAAATCACAGTATGCCAACAGGCTGCCGATTGGTAAAAAAGAGGTGCTGGAAAACTTTAAGCCTGAAGTGATCCGTCAGTTCCATACAGACTGGTACAGGCCGGACCTGATGGCGCTTGTAGTGGTGGGCGATATCAATGTGGATGATGTTGAAAAGAAAATCAAAGATAATTTCAGCAAGTATAAAAACCCTTCAAAAACAAAAGAAAGAAAAGCATTCGATCTGCCGAACCATAAAGAAACACTGGTGGCAGTTGAAACCGATCCGGATGCTACCAGTTCAATGGTACAGTTTGTCATGAAAGACACGGAAGCTTATGAGCCGGATGTAACCGTTGAACAGTACAACCAGAGCATCATTGAAAGCCTTACGTCCACCATGCTGAACAACCGGTTAAGCGAGCTGGTGAATTCCACCAATCCTCCTTTTACCTACGGTTCTGTATATCACGGCGGCACTTATGCCCGAAGCAAGGAAGGATTTCAGGGGTTTGCGATGGTAAAAGAAGGCAACCAGCTGAACGCACTGAAAGTTCTTCTGGAAGAAACGGAAAGAGCCAAAAGATTCGGGTTTACGCAGACGGAATTAGACCGGGCAAAAGCTCAGGTTTTATCCGGTATGGAAAGAACATACAACAACCGGGACAAAACGGAAAGCAATATCCTGGTAGATGAATATGTAAGGAATTTCCTTGAGCAGGAACCGATGCCGGGAATTGCATGGGAATATGAAGACACCAAAAAGTTCTTGCCTTCCGTAACATTGGCCCAGACCAATGAAGTCATTAAGAAGTTTGTAAAAGACGACAGCAGGGTAGTGGTGATTACCGGCCCTAAAAAAGATAATGTAGCCATGCCGACGGAAGCAATGGTACTGAATACGTTTGAGAGCATTAAAATGGCAGACCTTAAGCCATATCAGGAAAAAGCAACCATCAAAAGCCTGGTAAAGCCTTTCAAATCTGAAGGGAAAATTGCCAAAACAGAAACCGATGCAAAATTGGGAACCACGACCTGGACATTGAACAACGGCGCAAAAGTAACATTCAAAAAGACCGATTTCAAGGATGATGAAATTGTTTTCTCTGCAAGAAGTATGGGCGGAAGCTCTTTAATCAATGACACGGATTACAATAAAACCCAGTTCGCTTTCCCTGCTCTGACGGAAGCCGGAGTTAACGGATTCTCAAAAGCCGAACTCACCAATTACCTGGCCGGGAAACAGGTAAATGTAAATCCTTCCGTAGGACCTTTATATGAAGGCATTTCCGGGAGAACCACACAGAAAGACCTTGGGACAGCCCTTGAGCTGATGTATGCTTATTTCACGGGATTAAATTACAATCCTGATGCATTCAATGCCTATAAAACCAAGCAGTCGGCTATGCTGGACAACCTGCTGTCTAACCCGCAGTTTTACTTTTCCAGCGAGCATGCAAAGTTTATGAACCAGAAGAACCCGAGGTTTATCGGGATCATTCCTATGGAGAAAGACTGGGCTAATACAGATTATAAAAAAGCATATGGTATTTATAAAGAACGTTTTGCCAATGCAGGGAACTTCCATTTCTATTTCGTAGGGAATATTGATGAACCTGCTTTTAAGAATGAAGTGCTGCAGTATATTGCCAGTCTTCCATCATCGGGAAAACCTGCCAATTTCAGAGATACCGGTTACCGGCAGATGACGGGAGATTTTACCAGGACTTATAAAAAAGGAAAAGATCCTAAAAGCATGGTGACCATTTCTTATATCGGGGAAACTCCTTATAACGAAAAAGAAGCATTGGCACTGGAAGCGTTAGGCGAAGTAGCCACTATTAAAGTGATTGAAAAGCTGAGAGAAGAGGAAAGCGGAATCTACGGAGGCGGTGCCAGAGGCGGAATCTACAGAGTGCCATACAGCAATTACAATTTCAGCATCAGTTTTCCCTGCGGTCCTGAAAATGCTGAAAAACTGACCAAAAGCGCTATGGCCGAACTCCAGAAGCTGGTAGACAAAGGCCCGGAACAAAAGGATCTCGACAAATATAAAGAAGGAGAATACAATGATCTTAAAACAAGCATGAAAGACAATATGTTCTGGATGAATGCCCTGACGAAAAACCAGATGGACGGAAGCGATAAATATGAAATCCTGAACCATGAAGAAAAGGTAAAAGCTTTAACGGTGAAGGACCTTCAGGATGTCGGTAAAAAATACCTGACCAAAGGAAGGATCGTAGCAACCCTGATGCCGGAAGACGGATGGGAGAATGCCAAAAAAGAAGATCCTGAAAAAACGGGAGCCGTTACCGTAACAACAGGAGCTGCAAATTAA
- a CDS encoding DUF3109 family protein, with product MIQIDDKLISEDIFSEEFVCNLTKCKGACCVEGDVGAPLDKDELVILDHIFDKVKPYLTQDGIKALEEQGTWTTDPMDGMYVTPMVEDAECAYVTFDERGITKCGIEKAYEDGAIDWQKPISCHLYPIRVTEYSSFTALNYHEWSVCSDACTLGRELQVPVYKFLKTPLIRKYGVDFYDVMCEAAEEWKQEYGS from the coding sequence ATGATTCAGATAGACGATAAATTGATCTCCGAAGATATTTTTTCTGAAGAGTTTGTATGTAACCTTACGAAATGTAAAGGCGCGTGCTGCGTAGAGGGAGATGTAGGTGCTCCGCTTGACAAGGATGAATTGGTGATTTTAGATCATATTTTTGATAAAGTAAAACCTTATCTTACCCAGGACGGCATCAAAGCACTGGAGGAACAGGGAACCTGGACCACTGACCCGATGGACGGAATGTATGTAACGCCTATGGTGGAAGATGCGGAGTGCGCATACGTAACCTTCGACGAAAGGGGAATTACCAAATGCGGCATCGAGAAAGCTTACGAAGACGGGGCCATAGACTGGCAGAAACCCATTTCCTGCCATTTATACCCGATCCGGGTGACGGAATACTCTTCTTTTACCGCACTGAACTACCACGAGTGGAGCGTCTGTAGTGATGCATGCACCTTGGGAAGGGAATTGCAGGTTCCGGTTTATAAATTCCTGAAAACCCCTCTGATCCGCAAGTACGGTGTAGATTTTTATGATGTAATGTGTGAAGCGGCTGAAGAATGGAAGCAAGAGTACGGTTCATAA
- a CDS encoding TonB-dependent receptor yields the protein MKLIYSFMLILCGFALTNAQQAYAVEGTVQDFHDKTMLENAVVKIGDFSVRTDKNGKFSFGKIPAGKYVLIAKHADCNDYTENIGVTQDMHLKITLEHHIEDIETVTVHGSHRNNGSMVVKTIDQSAISRNVTENLGNLLTHISGVNVLKTGNNIAKPIIHGLYGSRVAILNNGVKLAEQEWGVEHAPNVDVNNFEHIDVIKGASALKYGSGAVGGVVVLQPQVLPKKDTIMGLVSLSGISNGKGGDLNVKVAKTWANGWAVKTNGSFKKLGDLEAPDYGLMNTGLESSGFNFGVQKMTFNKGFSFDYYLTKSSVGILRSSHVGNSEDLRLALTSPAPIYQRDFSYDIDNPRQDIEHHIAKISAYQRFKDFGKITATYSLQYNHRKEFDIRRGEELSKKPALDLELITNDLNIDHIIERGKWNLESGVNAGYQNNYSNTQTEARRLVPNYDRYYAGIYSVLKYKIVPTLDLELGGRYDFDHYEVTKWYDLSDWNRLYASDYSDFLVRVNQNRILTKPSLSYNNVSANAGIVYRPSPYFDLKFNYARVSRSPNVAELFADGLHHSAAIIERGDLRIKSETGNQFNLVADVRADFLKGLNVSVNPYLFYTRNFINEIPSGYQNTQWGGAFVVYKYEQIDAKMYGVDLDVQLKIMDHLGYKGSASYVYGQDLTHDVPLIMMMPPNFNNALEFSEKEWKNFYFNISNNTYLKQTRFPVYNVPIRLFDSDGNAYNQEVDISTPPGGYSLWNLQAGVGLSKNFGIDFSVRNVFNKSYRDYLNRLRFFSDEMGRNFILTLKYQF from the coding sequence ATGAAATTGATCTATAGTTTTATGCTTATCCTTTGCGGGTTTGCATTGACAAATGCACAGCAGGCCTATGCTGTGGAAGGGACTGTACAGGATTTTCACGATAAAACCATGCTGGAAAATGCCGTGGTGAAAATCGGGGATTTCTCTGTACGGACTGATAAAAACGGTAAGTTTTCATTCGGAAAAATTCCTGCAGGGAAATATGTACTTATCGCCAAGCATGCTGACTGTAATGATTATACTGAAAATATAGGAGTTACACAGGACATGCATCTGAAGATTACCCTTGAACACCATATTGAGGATATTGAAACGGTAACTGTACATGGAAGCCACAGGAATAACGGGAGCATGGTCGTAAAGACGATTGACCAGTCTGCCATTTCACGGAATGTTACAGAAAACCTGGGCAACCTGCTCACCCATATTTCCGGCGTAAATGTTCTTAAAACAGGAAATAATATTGCAAAACCCATTATCCACGGCCTTTACGGAAGCCGGGTGGCTATTCTTAACAACGGCGTTAAGCTGGCAGAACAGGAATGGGGCGTGGAACATGCACCGAATGTAGATGTCAATAATTTTGAACATATCGATGTGATCAAAGGAGCATCTGCTTTGAAGTACGGAAGCGGGGCTGTAGGCGGCGTTGTGGTTTTGCAGCCACAGGTCCTGCCTAAGAAAGACACCATTATGGGGCTTGTTTCTCTTTCCGGGATTTCCAACGGAAAGGGCGGAGACCTGAACGTGAAAGTAGCAAAGACCTGGGCGAACGGCTGGGCGGTTAAAACAAACGGAAGTTTTAAGAAACTCGGTGATCTTGAGGCTCCTGATTACGGCTTGATGAACACAGGGCTTGAAAGTTCCGGGTTTAATTTCGGGGTTCAGAAGATGACTTTCAATAAAGGTTTTTCTTTTGATTACTATCTGACAAAAAGTTCGGTAGGGATTCTGAGAAGCTCCCATGTCGGAAATTCCGAAGACCTTCGGCTGGCTCTTACCTCGCCGGCGCCGATTTATCAGAGGGATTTCAGTTATGATATTGATAACCCTAGGCAGGATATTGAACATCATATTGCTAAAATTTCCGCTTATCAGAGGTTTAAGGATTTCGGAAAGATTACGGCCACATACAGCCTCCAGTATAATCACAGAAAAGAATTCGATATCCGCAGGGGAGAAGAACTCAGTAAAAAACCGGCATTGGATCTGGAGCTGATTACCAATGATCTGAATATTGATCATATCATAGAGCGGGGGAAATGGAACCTGGAATCAGGAGTCAATGCAGGGTATCAGAATAATTATTCCAATACACAGACTGAAGCGCGCCGCCTCGTACCGAATTATGACAGGTATTATGCCGGGATTTATTCTGTATTGAAATATAAGATTGTTCCAACATTAGACCTGGAATTGGGAGGAAGGTATGATTTTGACCATTATGAAGTCACGAAATGGTATGACCTGAGCGATTGGAACAGGCTTTATGCTTCAGATTATTCAGACTTTTTAGTAAGGGTAAACCAGAACCGGATTCTTACAAAACCGTCGTTAAGTTACAATAACGTTTCGGCAAATGCAGGGATCGTTTACCGTCCTTCTCCGTATTTTGACTTGAAATTCAACTATGCAAGGGTTTCGAGGTCTCCTAATGTAGCTGAACTTTTTGCAGACGGCCTTCACCATTCGGCAGCGATCATTGAAAGGGGAGACCTGAGGATTAAAAGTGAAACGGGGAACCAGTTTAATTTGGTGGCTGACGTGAGAGCCGATTTCTTGAAAGGGCTGAACGTTTCCGTAAATCCATATTTATTTTACACCAGAAATTTTATTAATGAAATTCCTTCAGGCTACCAGAATACGCAGTGGGGAGGCGCTTTTGTAGTGTATAAATATGAACAGATTGATGCAAAGATGTATGGGGTGGACCTTGATGTCCAGCTTAAAATCATGGATCATTTAGGATACAAAGGAAGTGCATCTTATGTATACGGACAGGATCTTACGCATGATGTGCCTCTGATTATGATGATGCCGCCGAATTTTAATAATGCATTGGAATTCAGTGAAAAGGAATGGAAGAACTTTTATTTCAATATAAGTAACAATACGTATCTGAAGCAAACCCGGTTTCCTGTTTACAATGTTCCGATCAGGTTGTTTGATTCTGATGGAAATGCCTATAACCAGGAAGTGGATATTTCCACGCCTCCGGGCGGATACTCGCTCTGGAACCTTCAGGCCGGAGTAGGTCTGTCTAAAAATTTCGGAATTGATTTTTCAGTCCGTAATGTCTTTAACAAGTCGTACAGAGACTATCTGAACAGGCTTCGTTTCTTTTCCGATGAAATGGGAAGAAACTTTATTTTAACGCTTAAATATCAATTTTAA